From Streptomyces sp. Edi4, one genomic window encodes:
- the glp gene encoding gephyrin-like molybdotransferase Glp, with amino-acid sequence MSNTIWSVDEHLDDILAAVRPLEAIELQLPDAQGCVLVEDVMVPVALPPFDNSSMDGYAVRVADVAGASEEFPAVLTVIGDVAAGSKHLPTVGPGQAARIMTGAPLPPGAETVVPVEWTDGGSGLGAATGMRPAGASPEGASGEVRVHRGAEERAHVRVRGSDVQAGDLALAAGTVLGPPQIGLLAAIGRGTVTVRPRPRVVVLSTGSELVQPGEALGDGQIYDSNSFALCAAARDAGAIAYRVGAVTDDAAVLRDTIEDQLIRADLLVTTGGVSVGAYDVVKEALSSVGDEDQPGSGIDFRKLKMQPGKPQGFGSIGPDHTPLLALPGNPVSCYVSFELFVRPAIRTLMGLGDVHRPTVRATLKTGKALTSPAERRQFLRGTYDADAGTVSPVGGSGSHLIAALALADCLIVLPEDTTSAEPGSEVEVILLG; translated from the coding sequence GTGAGCAACACGATCTGGTCGGTGGACGAGCACCTGGACGACATCCTTGCCGCTGTCAGGCCGCTCGAGGCCATCGAGCTGCAACTGCCCGACGCCCAGGGCTGCGTCCTGGTCGAGGACGTGATGGTGCCCGTCGCCCTGCCGCCCTTCGACAACAGCTCGATGGACGGGTACGCGGTGCGGGTCGCCGATGTGGCGGGCGCCAGCGAGGAGTTCCCCGCCGTGCTCACGGTCATCGGTGACGTCGCGGCCGGCAGCAAGCACCTCCCCACCGTCGGCCCCGGCCAGGCCGCCCGGATCATGACCGGCGCCCCGCTGCCGCCCGGCGCCGAGACCGTCGTCCCCGTGGAGTGGACCGACGGCGGCAGCGGCCTGGGAGCCGCCACCGGCATGCGCCCGGCGGGAGCCTCCCCCGAAGGGGCGAGCGGCGAAGTGCGGGTGCACCGGGGGGCCGAGGAGCGCGCCCACGTCCGCGTCCGGGGCAGCGACGTCCAGGCGGGCGACCTCGCGCTTGCGGCGGGCACCGTGCTCGGGCCGCCGCAGATCGGGCTGCTCGCCGCGATCGGCCGCGGCACGGTCACCGTCCGGCCGCGCCCGCGCGTGGTGGTGCTGTCCACCGGGAGCGAACTGGTCCAGCCCGGCGAGGCGTTGGGCGACGGCCAGATCTACGACTCCAACAGCTTCGCGCTCTGCGCCGCCGCGCGGGACGCGGGCGCCATCGCCTACCGGGTCGGCGCGGTCACCGACGACGCGGCGGTGCTGCGCGACACCATCGAGGACCAGCTGATCCGCGCCGATCTGCTGGTCACCACCGGAGGCGTCAGCGTCGGCGCGTACGACGTCGTCAAGGAGGCGCTGTCCTCGGTGGGCGACGAGGACCAGCCGGGCAGCGGCATCGACTTCCGCAAGCTGAAGATGCAGCCGGGCAAACCCCAGGGCTTCGGCTCGATCGGCCCCGACCACACCCCGCTGCTCGCACTGCCCGGCAACCCGGTGTCCTGCTACGTCTCCTTCGAGCTGTTCGTACGCCCCGCCATCCGCACCCTGATGGGTCTGGGGGACGTCCACCGGCCCACCGTCCGCGCCACTTTGAAAACCGGCAAGGCGCTCACCTCGCCCGCCGAGCGGCGCCAGTTCCTGCGCGGCACCTACGACGCCGACGCGGGCACCGTCAGCCCCGTGGGCGGCTCCGGATCGCACCTGATCGCGGCCCTCGCGCTCGCCGACTGCCTCATCGTGCTCCCCGAGGACACCACGTCGGCGGAGCCCGGCAGCGAGGTGGAAGTGATCCTGCTCGGCTGA
- the galU gene encoding UTP--glucose-1-phosphate uridylyltransferase GalU encodes MTQSPPRITKAVIPAAGLGTRFLPATKATPKEMLPVVDKPAIQYVVEEAVAAGLSDVLMVTGRNKRPLEDHFDRNYELESALTRKGDADRLAKVQESSDLAAIHYVRQGDPRGLGHAVLCAAPHVGEQPFAVLLGDDLIDARDQLLSRMVEIQEHEGGSVIALMEVDPEQIHLYGCAAVETTAESDVVRVTGLVEKPEAAEAPSNLAVIGRYVLDPAVFGVLRTTEPGRGNEIQLTDALQHMAADESIGGPVHGVVFKGRRYDTGDRGDYLRAIVRLACEREDLGPDFKAWLRRYVTEEM; translated from the coding sequence ATGACTCAGTCGCCTCCTCGGATCACCAAGGCTGTCATCCCCGCCGCCGGTCTCGGCACCCGGTTCCTTCCGGCCACCAAGGCCACACCGAAGGAAATGCTGCCGGTGGTGGACAAGCCGGCCATCCAGTACGTGGTGGAGGAGGCGGTGGCGGCGGGCCTGTCGGACGTCCTGATGGTGACCGGACGCAACAAGCGTCCCCTGGAGGACCACTTCGACCGGAACTACGAACTGGAGTCGGCGCTGACCCGCAAGGGCGACGCGGACCGGCTGGCCAAGGTGCAGGAGTCCAGCGACCTGGCTGCCATCCACTACGTACGCCAGGGCGACCCGCGCGGTCTGGGACACGCCGTCCTGTGCGCGGCCCCGCACGTGGGCGAGCAGCCTTTCGCGGTGCTCCTGGGCGACGACCTGATCGACGCCCGTGACCAGCTGCTTTCCCGGATGGTGGAGATCCAGGAACACGAGGGCGGCAGCGTGATCGCGCTCATGGAGGTCGACCCCGAGCAGATCCACCTCTATGGTTGCGCGGCCGTCGAAACCACCGCCGAGAGTGATGTCGTGCGGGTCACCGGCCTGGTGGAGAAGCCCGAGGCGGCCGAGGCGCCCTCCAACCTCGCCGTCATCGGCCGCTATGTGCTGGACCCGGCCGTCTTCGGCGTGCTGCGCACCACCGAGCCCGGCCGGGGCAACGAGATCCAGCTCACCGACGCGCTTCAGCACATGGCCGCGGACGAGTCGATCGGCGGCCCGGTGCACGGCGTCGTCTTCAAGGGACGCCGCTATGACACCGGCGATCGCGGAGACTACCTGCGAGCCATTGTCAGACTGGCATGCGAACGTGAAGACCTGGGCCCGGACTTCAAGGCCTGGCTTCGCCGGTACGTCACCGAGGAGATGTAG
- a CDS encoding 5-formyltetrahydrofolate cyclo-ligase: MSEKALLRRGLLDARKRLDQDELRAASLALAERALALPELAAARTVAAYVSVGREPGTRALIDALRARGVRVLLPVLLADNDLDWAVYAGPEHLLPAGRGLLEPDGERLGPSAVTGADAVLLPGLAVDARGMRLGRGGGSYDRVLARVEAAGSAPALVVLLYANEVVARVPEEPHDHPVRAVVTPCGVTRFGD; this comes from the coding sequence ATGTCCGAAAAGGCCCTCTTGCGGCGCGGCCTCCTCGACGCCAGGAAGCGGCTGGACCAGGACGAGCTGCGCGCCGCCTCCCTGGCGCTCGCCGAACGGGCCCTCGCGCTGCCCGAACTCGCCGCGGCGCGCACGGTCGCCGCGTACGTCTCGGTGGGCCGCGAGCCCGGGACCCGTGCGCTCATCGACGCGCTGCGTGCCCGGGGTGTACGGGTGCTGCTCCCGGTGCTGCTCGCGGACAACGACCTGGACTGGGCCGTCTACGCCGGACCCGAGCACCTGCTGCCGGCCGGACGCGGGCTCCTGGAGCCCGACGGCGAACGGCTCGGCCCGAGCGCCGTGACGGGCGCGGACGCCGTGCTGCTGCCCGGACTCGCGGTGGACGCGCGCGGGATGCGGCTGGGGCGCGGCGGCGGCTCCTACGACCGGGTGCTCGCCCGCGTCGAGGCGGCGGGAAGCGCGCCCGCCCTTGTGGTGCTCCTGTACGCGAACGAGGTGGTCGCGCGGGTCCCGGAGGAACCGCACGACCACCCCGTGCGAGCGGTCGTCACCCCCTGCGGGGTGACGCGCTTCGGCGACTGA
- a CDS encoding penicillin acylase family protein, with the protein MPATTTAPSAGTKAGKTTRKRGRRLRLFVVVLVLALVAGVAYGAYWGVSTVRASFPQTTGTLKVPGLLGQVEVKRDDYGVPQIYADNDADLFMAQGYVQAQDRFWEMDVRRHMTSGRLSEMFGGGQVDTDAFLRTLGWRRVAQQEYDTKLSTATKQYLQAYSKGVNAYLKGKDGKDISVEYAALNLTNDYKPEAWTPVDSVAWLKAMAWDLRGNMQDEIDRSLMTSRLSPQQIKDLYPAYPAATHRPIVDEGSYNKATGKFDPQRAATASDGASGTAQGALQGTQSQLASLSDTLDKIPSLLGPNGSGIGSNSWVVSGKYTTTGMPLLANDPHLAPMMPSLWYQMGLHCRKLSSSCTYDVAGYTFSGMPGVVIGHNQDVSWGFTNLGADVTDLYLEKISGSNYLYDNEEKPLVTREEVIKVAGGSSKTITIRETNNGPLVSDRDDELETVGQKAPVNTAAPDRGSGYAVALRWTALDPGKSMDAVFALDKANDFKSFRLAAKDFEVPSQNLIYADTKGHIGYQAPGKIPVRADGVDGTMPAPGWDSKYTWKKNYVPFDALPYEYDPQRGFIVTANQAVIDEKKYPYLLTKDWGYGTRSQRINDLIESKIKGGGKISTEDMQKMQMDNSSEIAALLTPALLKIDVSDPSVREAQKLLEGWDYTQENDSAAAAYFNAVWRNVLKLAFGNKLPKELRPKGECLYVTPPAGTGPVDDPDKKVLECGERDGDSAQPDGGDRWSEVVRKIFNDQNNSWWKSPATRLDKATTTRDQLLARAMKDARWELTAKLGKDTTTWTWGRLHQLTLENQTLGKEGPGVLRYILNRGPWNLGGGEAAVDATGWNAASGDYGVTWVPSMRMIVNLKDLDKSKWINLTGASGHAYSAHYSDQTEKWAKGDLLDWSFSQKAVDASTVDTLKLTP; encoded by the coding sequence ATGCCCGCCACCACAACCGCCCCTTCCGCCGGTACGAAGGCCGGCAAGACGACCAGGAAGAGGGGACGCCGCTTGCGGCTGTTCGTCGTCGTCCTGGTGCTGGCGCTGGTCGCGGGCGTCGCCTACGGCGCGTACTGGGGCGTCAGTACCGTGCGCGCCTCCTTCCCGCAGACCACCGGCACCCTCAAGGTCCCCGGCCTCCTCGGCCAGGTCGAGGTCAAGCGCGACGACTACGGCGTTCCGCAGATCTACGCCGACAACGACGCGGACCTGTTCATGGCCCAGGGGTACGTCCAGGCGCAGGACCGCTTCTGGGAGATGGACGTGCGCCGCCACATGACGTCGGGCCGGCTCTCGGAGATGTTCGGCGGCGGCCAGGTGGACACCGACGCGTTCCTGCGCACCCTCGGCTGGCGCCGGGTCGCGCAGCAGGAGTACGACACCAAGCTGTCGACGGCCACGAAGCAGTACCTCCAGGCGTACTCGAAGGGGGTGAACGCGTACCTCAAGGGCAAGGACGGCAAGGACATCTCCGTCGAGTACGCGGCGCTCAATCTCACCAACGACTACAAGCCGGAAGCCTGGACGCCGGTCGACTCGGTGGCCTGGCTCAAGGCGATGGCCTGGGACCTGCGCGGCAACATGCAGGACGAGATCGACCGTTCCCTGATGACGAGCCGGCTCAGCCCGCAGCAGATCAAGGACCTGTACCCGGCCTACCCGGCCGCCACGCACCGCCCCATCGTGGACGAGGGCTCGTACAACAAGGCGACCGGGAAGTTCGACCCCCAGCGCGCCGCCACGGCCTCCGACGGGGCGTCAGGCACCGCCCAGGGCGCACTCCAGGGCACGCAGAGCCAGCTCGCGTCGCTCTCCGACACCCTCGACAAGATCCCCTCACTGCTCGGCCCCAACGGCAGCGGCATCGGGTCCAACTCCTGGGTGGTGTCGGGCAAGTACACGACGACCGGCATGCCGCTGCTCGCCAACGACCCGCACCTCGCGCCGATGATGCCCTCGCTCTGGTACCAGATGGGCCTGCACTGCCGGAAGCTGTCCAGCTCGTGCACCTACGACGTGGCGGGGTACACCTTCTCCGGGATGCCCGGCGTGGTCATCGGTCACAACCAGGACGTCTCCTGGGGCTTCACCAACCTCGGCGCCGACGTGACCGACCTGTACCTGGAGAAGATCTCCGGCTCCAACTACCTCTACGACAACGAGGAGAAGCCCCTCGTCACGCGCGAGGAGGTCATCAAGGTCGCCGGCGGATCCAGCAAGACCATCACCATCCGTGAGACCAACAACGGCCCGCTGGTGTCCGACCGCGACGACGAGCTGGAGACGGTCGGCCAGAAGGCGCCCGTCAACACCGCCGCCCCCGACCGGGGATCGGGCTACGCGGTCGCCCTGCGGTGGACGGCGCTCGACCCCGGCAAGTCCATGGACGCCGTGTTCGCGCTCGACAAGGCCAACGACTTCAAGTCCTTCCGGCTCGCGGCCAAGGACTTCGAGGTCCCCTCGCAGAACCTGATCTACGCCGACACCAAGGGCCACATCGGCTACCAGGCGCCGGGGAAGATCCCGGTCCGCGCCGACGGTGTCGACGGCACCATGCCGGCTCCCGGCTGGGACTCGAAGTACACGTGGAAGAAGAACTACGTCCCCTTCGACGCGCTGCCCTACGAGTACGACCCCCAGCGGGGCTTCATCGTCACCGCCAACCAGGCCGTGATCGACGAGAAGAAGTACCCGTACCTGCTGACCAAGGACTGGGGATACGGCACCCGCAGCCAGCGGATCAACGACCTCATCGAGTCGAAGATCAAGGGTGGCGGCAAGATCTCCACCGAGGACATGCAGAAGATGCAGATGGACAACAGCAGCGAGATCGCCGCGCTCCTGACGCCCGCCCTGCTCAAGATCGACGTGTCCGACCCCTCGGTGCGCGAGGCGCAGAAGCTCCTGGAAGGCTGGGACTACACCCAGGAGAACGACTCGGCGGCAGCCGCCTACTTCAACGCGGTGTGGCGCAACGTCCTGAAGCTGGCGTTCGGCAACAAGCTGCCCAAGGAGCTGCGGCCCAAGGGCGAGTGCCTGTACGTGACGCCGCCGGCCGGCACGGGCCCGGTCGACGACCCCGACAAGAAGGTCCTGGAGTGCGGCGAGCGCGACGGCGACTCGGCGCAGCCCGACGGCGGTGACCGCTGGTCCGAGGTCGTCCGCAAGATCTTCAACGACCAGAACAACAGCTGGTGGAAGTCGCCCGCGACCCGTCTGGACAAGGCCACCACGACCCGCGACCAGCTGCTCGCGCGCGCCATGAAGGACGCCCGCTGGGAGCTGACGGCCAAGCTCGGCAAGGACACCACCACCTGGACGTGGGGCCGGCTGCACCAGCTGACGCTGGAGAACCAGACCCTCGGCAAGGAGGGCCCCGGCGTCCTGCGGTACATCCTCAACCGCGGCCCGTGGAACCTGGGCGGCGGCGAGGCCGCGGTCGACGCGACCGGCTGGAACGCGGCGAGCGGGGACTACGGAGTCACCTGGGTCCCCTCGATGCGGATGATCGTCAACCTCAAGGACCTCGACAAGTCCAAGTGGATCAACCTCACCGGCGCCTCGGGCCACGCCTACAGCGCCCACTATTCGGACCAGACCGAGAAGTGGGCCAAGGGCGACCTCCTGGACTGGTCGTTCAGTCAGAAGGCGGTCGACGCGTCAACCGTCGACACGCTGAAGCTCACGCCGTAG
- a CDS encoding potassium/proton antiporter, which yields MPAAPEGKDRPLTVHQLNELLLICSLVLLIAVAAVRVSSRSGLPSLLLYLGIGIVMGQDGLFDVRFDDAELTQVIGYAALVVILAEGGLGTKWKEIRPALPAAMVLSLVGVAVSVGITAAGAHYLVGLEWRQSLIIGAVVSSTDAAAVFSVLRKVPLPSRITGVLEAESGFNDAPVVILVVAFSTPGPVDSWYLLVGKIALELAIGASIGLAVGWLGSYGLRHVALPASGLYPIAVMAIAVSAYAAGAMAHGSGFLAVYLASMMLGNAKLPHWAATRGFADGLGWLAQIGMFVLLGLLVTPHNLTADFWPAVIIGLVLTMVARPVEVLLSLLPFKLPWQEQALMSWAGLRGAVPIILATIPMVSGIKGSEKIFNIVFILVVVYTLIQGPTLPWLARKLQLSDADEAADLGVESAPLERLRGHLLSVAIPAKSRMHGVEVHELRMPPGAAVTLVVRDGASFVPGPTTMLRRGDELLVVATDPVRDAAESRLRAVGQGGKLAGWLGAGDDKASAPGAKPVKTRRTGRQDA from the coding sequence GTGCCTGCGGCGCCTGAGGGGAAGGATCGGCCACTGACTGTCCACCAGCTCAACGAACTCCTGCTCATCTGCTCGCTCGTTCTGCTCATCGCCGTGGCGGCGGTGCGCGTCTCCTCACGCAGCGGGCTCCCCAGCCTGCTCCTGTATCTCGGCATCGGCATCGTGATGGGCCAGGACGGCCTCTTCGACGTCCGGTTCGACGACGCCGAGCTGACGCAGGTCATCGGCTATGCCGCGCTCGTGGTGATCCTGGCCGAGGGCGGCCTCGGCACCAAGTGGAAAGAGATCAGACCGGCGCTGCCGGCGGCGATGGTGCTCTCGCTCGTCGGCGTCGCGGTGAGCGTGGGAATCACCGCGGCGGGCGCGCACTATCTGGTGGGCCTGGAATGGCGCCAGTCGCTCATCATCGGCGCGGTGGTCTCCTCCACGGACGCGGCGGCCGTCTTCTCGGTGCTGCGCAAGGTGCCGCTGCCCTCACGCATCACAGGCGTCCTGGAGGCCGAATCCGGCTTCAACGACGCCCCCGTCGTCATCCTGGTCGTCGCCTTCTCCACCCCGGGCCCGGTCGACTCCTGGTACCTCCTGGTCGGGAAGATAGCCCTGGAGCTGGCCATCGGCGCCTCGATCGGGCTCGCGGTCGGCTGGCTCGGCTCCTACGGGCTGCGTCATGTGGCGCTGCCCGCCTCCGGCCTCTACCCGATCGCCGTGATGGCGATCGCGGTCAGCGCCTACGCGGCCGGCGCGATGGCACACGGCTCCGGATTCCTCGCGGTGTACCTCGCCTCCATGATGCTCGGCAACGCCAAGCTCCCCCACTGGGCCGCCACCCGCGGCTTCGCCGACGGACTCGGCTGGCTCGCCCAGATCGGCATGTTCGTCCTGCTTGGACTCCTGGTCACCCCGCACAACCTGACCGCCGACTTCTGGCCCGCCGTGATCATCGGCCTCGTCCTGACGATGGTGGCCAGGCCGGTGGAGGTCCTGCTCAGTCTGCTGCCGTTCAAGCTGCCGTGGCAGGAGCAGGCTCTGATGTCCTGGGCGGGGCTGCGCGGCGCGGTCCCCATCATCCTCGCCACCATCCCGATGGTGTCCGGGATCAAGGGCAGCGAGAAGATCTTCAACATCGTCTTCATCCTGGTCGTCGTCTACACCCTCATCCAGGGGCCGACGCTGCCATGGCTCGCCCGTAAGCTCCAGCTCTCCGACGCCGACGAGGCCGCCGACCTCGGCGTCGAGTCCGCCCCCCTGGAGCGGCTGCGCGGCCATCTGCTCTCCGTGGCCATCCCGGCGAAGTCCCGGATGCACGGCGTGGAGGTGCACGAACTGAGGATGCCGCCCGGCGCCGCCGTCACCCTGGTGGTCCGCGACGGCGCGAGCTTCGTGCCGGGCCCCACGACGATGCTGCGGCGCGGCGACGAGCTCCTGGTGGTCGCGACCGACCCGGTACGCGACGCCGCCGAGTCCCGGCTGCGCGCCGTCGGCCAGGGCGGCAAGCTCGCCGGCTGGCTCGGCGCCGGGGACGACAAGGCCTCCGCGCCCGGCGCGAAGCCGGTGAAGACAAGGCGAACGGGACGCCAGGACGCGTAA
- a CDS encoding MFS transporter — MASTVTSDQRPGYGQLLRTPGALSFLLPGFAARQPFAMLTIGILLLVQHTTGSYGGAGAVAAFTGVSMALFAPQSGKLADRFGQRAVLVPGVLVHAASVSALTALALAGAPLWALFIAAVPTGASVPQVGPMVRARWASRLDGSPLMATAAAFESVTDEFTFVIGPVLATALCTSVHPAAGLIAEASLTLVGGLLFAARRGTQPPVRSAADHERSEHTSALSIPGVRVLAMAFLGIGSVFGGMQVSLTAFAEEIGNPGINGVLYGIFAAGNMLAGIACGAIAWKSAPRTRLIAGYTALALAASGLWAAHSALLLGGLGLIVGLCIAPALITGYTLVETLVPATSRTEAFTWLTGAVALGQAAAVTVAGRLTDAHGSTAGFLVPMGGTVLALITLYALRSRLTPPAPARTVARGVGHRVPVAVD; from the coding sequence GTGGCATCCACGGTCACTTCTGACCAGCGGCCCGGTTACGGGCAGCTGCTGCGCACACCCGGCGCACTGTCCTTCCTCCTGCCCGGCTTCGCCGCCCGGCAGCCCTTCGCGATGCTCACCATCGGCATTCTGCTGCTCGTCCAGCACACCACCGGCTCCTACGGCGGTGCCGGCGCCGTGGCCGCCTTCACCGGCGTCTCCATGGCCCTGTTCGCGCCGCAGAGCGGCAAGCTCGCGGACCGCTTCGGACAGCGCGCGGTCCTGGTGCCGGGCGTGCTCGTCCACGCCGCCTCGGTGTCGGCGCTGACCGCGCTCGCGCTGGCCGGCGCGCCGTTGTGGGCCCTGTTCATCGCTGCCGTGCCCACCGGCGCCTCCGTCCCGCAGGTCGGCCCCATGGTGCGGGCCCGCTGGGCCAGCAGGCTCGACGGCTCCCCGCTGATGGCGACCGCTGCGGCCTTCGAGTCGGTGACCGACGAGTTCACCTTCGTCATCGGTCCCGTCCTCGCGACCGCCCTGTGCACCAGCGTCCACCCCGCGGCCGGTCTGATCGCCGAGGCGTCGCTGACCCTCGTCGGCGGCCTCCTGTTCGCCGCCCGGCGCGGTACGCAGCCGCCGGTACGCAGCGCCGCCGACCACGAGCGGAGCGAGCACACCTCCGCGCTGTCCATCCCGGGCGTCCGCGTCCTCGCGATGGCCTTCCTCGGCATCGGTTCGGTCTTCGGCGGCATGCAGGTTTCGCTGACCGCGTTCGCGGAAGAGATCGGCAACCCCGGCATCAACGGCGTCCTTTACGGCATTTTCGCCGCCGGAAACATGCTGGCGGGCATCGCGTGCGGCGCCATCGCCTGGAAGTCCGCCCCTCGCACCCGCCTGATCGCCGGCTACACGGCGCTCGCCCTGGCGGCGTCCGGACTGTGGGCGGCGCACTCCGCCCTGCTGCTCGGCGGCCTCGGCCTGATCGTCGGTCTGTGCATCGCCCCCGCCCTGATCACGGGTTACACGCTCGTCGAGACCCTGGTCCCGGCCACATCCCGCACCGAGGCCTTCACCTGGCTGACCGGCGCGGTGGCCCTCGGCCAGGCCGCCGCCGTCACCGTCGCGGGACGCCTGACCGACGCCCACGGCTCGACCGCCGGATTCCTGGTGCCGATGGGGGGCACGGTGCTGGCTCTGATCACGCTCTACGCCCTGCGCTCGCGGCTCACCCCGCCCGCTCCGGCACGTACCGTGGCGCGTGGCGTCGGTCACCGTGTCCCCGTCGCAGTGGACTGA
- a CDS encoding FmdB family zinc ribbon protein: MPTYQYQCTECGEGLEAVQKFTDDALTVCPNCDGRLKKVFSAVGIVFKGSGFYRNDSRGSSSSSSPASSSASKTSTSSSSDSKPAASTSSTSASTSSSASPAA; the protein is encoded by the coding sequence GTGCCGACCTACCAGTACCAGTGCACCGAGTGCGGCGAGGGCCTCGAGGCGGTGCAGAAGTTCACCGATGACGCCCTGACCGTTTGCCCGAACTGCGACGGACGCCTGAAGAAGGTGTTCTCGGCGGTCGGCATCGTCTTCAAGGGCTCGGGCTTCTACCGCAACGACAGCCGTGGCTCGTCGTCCAGCAGCTCCCCCGCGTCCAGCTCGGCGTCCAAGACCTCGACGTCGTCGAGCTCGGACTCCAAGCCCGCCGCGTCGACGAGCTCCACCTCTGCGTCGACCTCATCGAGCGCGAGCCCGGCCGCCTGA
- a CDS encoding S-methyl-5'-thioadenosine phosphorylase has translation MTNAEIGVIGGSGFYSFLEDVTEVQVDTPYGAPSDSLFLGEIAGRKVAFLPRHGRGHHLPPHRINYRANLWALRSVGVRQVLGPCAVGGLRQEYGPGTLLVPDQLVDRTKARTGTFFDGVPLPDGTIPNVVHTTFADPYCPVGRAAALTAADGHGWQAVDGGTMVVIEGPRFSTRAESRWHAAMGWSVVGMTGHPEAVLARELGLCYTSMSLVTDLDAGAETGDGVSHTEVLKVFGENVARLREVLFDAVAALPATEDRGCLCTHAHDGWDLGIELP, from the coding sequence ATGACCAACGCAGAGATCGGCGTCATCGGCGGCTCGGGCTTCTACTCGTTCCTCGAGGACGTCACCGAGGTCCAGGTGGACACTCCCTACGGCGCCCCAAGCGACTCACTCTTCCTCGGCGAGATCGCCGGCCGGAAGGTGGCGTTCCTCCCCCGCCACGGCCGAGGCCACCACTTGCCGCCGCACCGCATCAACTACCGCGCCAACCTGTGGGCGCTGCGCTCGGTAGGGGTACGCCAGGTCCTGGGCCCGTGCGCGGTCGGCGGCCTGCGCCAGGAGTACGGGCCGGGCACGCTGCTCGTACCGGACCAGCTGGTGGACCGTACGAAGGCGCGCACGGGGACCTTCTTCGACGGTGTGCCGCTGCCGGACGGCACGATCCCCAACGTCGTGCACACCACGTTCGCCGATCCCTACTGCCCCGTCGGCCGTGCGGCCGCGCTGACCGCCGCCGACGGCCACGGCTGGCAGGCCGTGGACGGCGGCACCATGGTCGTCATCGAGGGGCCCCGCTTCTCCACCCGCGCCGAGTCGCGGTGGCACGCCGCGATGGGCTGGTCGGTGGTCGGCATGACCGGGCACCCCGAGGCCGTCCTCGCCCGCGAACTGGGCCTCTGCTACACGTCCATGTCCCTCGTCACCGACCTCGACGCAGGCGCCGAGACCGGCGACGGCGTCTCGCACACCGAGGTCCTGAAGGTGTTCGGTGAGAACGTGGCGCGCCTGCGCGAGGTCCTGTTCGACGCGGTCGCGGCCCTTCCGGCGACGGAGGACCGCGGCTGCCTGTGCACGCACGCACACGACGGCTGGGACCTGGGGATCGAGCTGCCGTGA
- the mscL gene encoding large conductance mechanosensitive channel protein MscL, which translates to MSEDKTGVMAGFKAFLMRGNVIDLAVAVVIGAAFTNIVNSVVKGVINPLVGAFGTKNLESYHSCLKGPCTGDSGIQILWGGVLSAVLSFFITAAVVYFLMVLPMARILAKRAMHDKAKEGVRETMEVSELEVLKEIRDVLVAQRGPGSGPASGSGSGSGPGSGAGPGSAPGTAPGTTPGTGPGSGPAGF; encoded by the coding sequence GTGAGCGAGGACAAGACAGGCGTGATGGCCGGCTTCAAGGCCTTCTTGATGCGTGGAAACGTGATCGACCTGGCCGTCGCCGTGGTGATCGGCGCCGCGTTCACCAACATCGTGAACTCGGTCGTGAAGGGCGTGATCAACCCGCTCGTCGGCGCGTTCGGCACGAAGAACCTGGAGAGCTACCACTCCTGCCTGAAGGGCCCGTGCACGGGAGACTCGGGCATCCAGATCCTCTGGGGCGGGGTGCTCAGCGCCGTGCTGAGCTTCTTCATCACCGCAGCCGTCGTCTACTTCCTGATGGTGCTGCCGATGGCCAGGATCCTGGCCAAGCGCGCCATGCACGACAAGGCGAAGGAGGGGGTGCGCGAGACGATGGAGGTCAGCGAGCTGGAGGTGCTGAAGGAGATCCGCGACGTCCTGGTCGCCCAGCGCGGCCCCGGCTCCGGGCCGGCCTCTGGCTCGGGCTCGGGCTCGGGCCCTGGCTCCGGTGCGGGCCCCGGCTCCGCCCCCGGCACCGCTCCGGGCACCACGCCTGGAACGGGCCCCGGCTCCGGCCCCGCAGGGTTCTAG